The sequence below is a genomic window from Ipomoea triloba cultivar NCNSP0323 chromosome 10, ASM357664v1.
TTGTCTGATGAGTCTTTAAAGAAGGTCACTTCTGTCTTGAGGAAGATGGCTGACACAGTGGTTGAATTTGCTGAGGTAATGGCTGAGATTGGCAACACCAGGACTGGAGGTGgaataatcaagagaacatttgAAAATATTGCTGAAATGATCAACGGTGTGTCCTGTTCTCAACCTCCCCAACAACAAGGTCTGCTAGATGATGATGACATCTTCAATCAACCGAGCTTTCTTGATGCAGTCAGTGCTCTTGAGCAAGCATTCTTACAGACAAGGAAAAATTACCCAGCTCAGCCAGCACAGCCTACAACTTCACAGTCACAACAACACATTCAAACACCATCTTTTGACCTTGGAGTGCCCTCTCCTCAACCTGCTGCAGTGGAACAACCCCAAAATAAGATTGATTCTAATGAACTACGAAATATCGCaagagatcttgaagaagatagTGAGAATACCATTTCTGATGAACAACAGTTGGACACAACCCCAGCAGACAACACAATGAAAGAACTCTTTGATAGGTATGCTCAAcccttttatatatacactaattttaacacatactattttgcatgatatcaaaatgaaattatagtctAACTTAAAGGATAGTGTAGTCTTCATGAAAAGACAGTGAAGTGTCTATAAAATGTAACTAAACAGCATGTCTAACATATTTATTCTATGTTGACAATTGAACATATAATTGAATAGAAATGATAGTGAGGTCATTATGAAAAGTAACTGCATTGTATGTTAACTGAAATTGACCAGCATGCCTACTCTATGTTGTATGAGATCTGATAGGAACTATAGTTGTAGTAAACAGAAAgtgaagtgtttgtgaaaagaaactgcagtgtatataaactgaaactgaCTAGCATGCCTACTCTATGTTGTATGAGACCTAATAGgaactatatttttaataaactgatactgaagtgtttgtgaaaagaaactgcagtgtgtATCAACTGAAACTGAACAGCATGCCTACTCTATGTTGTGTGAGATCTGATAGGAAATATAGTTGTAATAAACAGATActgaagtgtttgtgaaaagaaactatagtgtatataaactgaaactgaCCAGCATGACTCACAGATTATAtatttgaacaattaaactgCAGTTTGATTGCTGAACCTGATGATGATGACCACTCTGAGCAAGTAGTGGCTGAAAGGACCCGAAGATTTAAAAATCTACCAATGAATCTGAGATCACCTTTTTGGACAAAGAACGATGAAATATTGAAGAAAGTCGGACCAAAAGAAAAGCTGATATCTGATTATGCCTTCCTTGACCCAACAGAAGAACGACATTTGACGTATGAAAGACACAATTCTTATATTATTATCTCCATATTTTTGCCTAGGTAACTTAAATATCTATACATGCTCTTTTTGCAGTGAACAACTNACAAAGAACGATGAAATATTGAAGAAAGTCGGACCAAAAGAAAAGCTGATATCTGATTATGCCTTCCTTGACCCAACAGAAGAACGACCTTTGACGTATGAAAGACACAATTCTTATATTATTATCTCCATATTTTTGCCTAGGTAACTTAAATATCTATACATGCTCTTTTTGCAGTGAACAACTGTTTGAGTATGCTGGATATTACTTGAATAGAGAAACATTCCAGTCTATGAGAGCCGGGGAGCTAGAAAGTATTATTGTAGATGTTTGGTGTCTACGACTAAATCAGCTGGATCTCAACAGACGCCTTGATAAGCCCAAGCGAATATTCTTCTCAACCCAGGCTTTTGTAAGCAAACAACACTTTTTTTACATTATGcctgatttttttaattaacatcctataacataaaataaatttctaCAGCTCCAACTAGACAGCCCCACAAATTGGGAAAGGGATGACAATACAGAACAAAGCTCCTACCAGACAGACTTTGAGCAGTGCTTAGACACTGAAATAAACAATGTCGGGAAGTTGGACATAAGTGATGCTCAACTGGTAAATAATGCcctatgcaaaaaaaatattgtacttaGAATTAAACAAACTACtaacattttattaattgttaacAGATTTTCTTTGGCATATTCTGGCATCATCACTTCTACATAATGTGCTACAATTTCACAACGTCAATGCTTGAAATCATTGACAACAGGCCCCTTCCAAAAGGAATGAGAATTCAACAAAAGTATGCTGACAGTCCAAAAGTACTGGTAAGTATTCTAATTACctatttcattcaaaaaatactttattttaatttgataaagtgTCATATAGTCTTATATGTGGTTCATTATGAAAACTgtgtaaaaagaacatataTTATTCATCAACTGATACTATAGTATATGTAAAAAGAAACTATAATGTattcgaaaagaaactgtagtgtatggtaaaggaaactgatatatattcaaaataattcaATCAGACACtctaattatgaatatatgatgcatATCTAACTACTTTTGCAGAGCACTGCATTTTTGGAGTATTTGATGAAAAGAGGACATACCAGTCTAGTTGAGAGGATAACAAAACTGCCCGTGGAGCTGGTAAAAATGAATTGGAGAACAGCTGATAACAGGACTGATTGTGGATTGTATTGCATGCGCCACATGGAGACCTACATGGGCAATCCACAATGGAAATGTGGTTTTACTCCGAAAAAACCCAAATGTAAGTTTACATCAAACTTTAATCATTTATACTGCTcattcaattataaaaatttaaataacaaacaattaacACTAATGCAGGACCCATATTTGGCATCACTACGAGCATTGTACACATCAAGGATTATCATGATGCCCGTGAATGTTCACAAAGCAAATGTCATAAGGAATGCCGAAGAACACTTTATTGGAAAAAGGCTCTTACAGTGACTTTCAATTTGAATGTAAGGATAACTGCACCACCCGACAATGTTTTATTCTGTTTGATTGTGAAGCCAAGGTAGCTTTAGACTACGTTTATTATGCAGGTTTTAATCATCATAGTTTCTGCTAAAAATACTTTTATGTTTTTGACTTATCATGTTAATatataatcaatggaatattATTCCTGAAATGCTACATTTTCATTCACAAAAATACTTTAGTTTAATTTCATAAAGTGTCATATATTCTTATATGTGATTCATCAACTGAAACTATATTATATGCACTAAGAAACTGGAATGTattcgaaaagaaactgtagtgtttgataaaggaaactgatatatattcaaaacaaaaaactgtAGTATTCATGAAAAGTAACTACAGTGTCCGTGAAAGGAAAGTGTAGTGTTTACCAACGGATACTGTCAAATGTGAAAAAGAAATCACGTGTATCATTCAAAAAACTGTATACTACTTGAAATGATACTAATCTTTCAAAACGATGAAATCACATGGTTTATAAAATCGAACTAGCTGTATGAAAACACATGAATCGNGATAGGAAATATAGTTGTAATAAACAGATActgaagtgtttgtgaaaagaaactatagtgtatataaactgaaactgaCCAGCATGACTCACAGATTATAtatttgaacaattaaactgCAGTTTGATTGCTGAACCTGATGATGATGACCACTCTGAGCAAGTAGTGGCTGAAAGGACCCGAAGATTTAAAAATCTACCAATGAATCTGAGATCACCTTTTTGGACAAAGAACGATGAAATATTGAAGAAAGTCGGACCAAAAGAAAAGCTGATATCTGATTATGCCTTCCTTGACCCAACAGAAGAACGACATTTGACGTATGAAAGACACAATTCTTATATTATTATCTCCATATTTTTGCCTAGGTAACTTAAATATCTATACATGCTCTTTTTGCAGTGAACAACTGTTTGAGTATGCTGGATATTACTTGAATAGAGAAACATTCCAGTCTATGAGAGCCGGGGAGCTAGAAAGTATTATTGTAGATGTTTGGTGTCTACGACTAAATCAGCTGGATCTCAACAGACGCCTTGATAAGCCCAAGCGAATATTCTTCTCAACCCAGGCTTTTGTAAGCAAACAACACTTTTTTTACATTATGcctgatttttttaattaacatcctataacataaaataaatttctaCAGCTCCAACTAGACAGCCCCACAAATTGGGAAAGGGATGACAATACAGAACAAAGCTCCTACCAGACAGACTTTGAGCAGTGCTTAGACACTGAAATAAACAATGTCGGGAAGTTGGACATAAGTGATGCTCAACTGGTAAATAATGCcctatgcaaaaaaaatattgtacttaGAATTAAACAAACTACtaacattttattaattgttaacAGATTTTCTTTGGCATATTCTGGCATCATCACTTCTACATAATGTGCTACAATTTCACAACGTCAATGCTTGAAATCATTGACAACAGGCCCCTTCCAAAAGGAATGAGAATTCAACAAAAGTATGCTGACAGTCCAAAAGTACTGGTAAGTATTCTAATTACctatttcattcaaaaaatactttattttaatttgataaagtgTCATATAGTCTTATATGTGGTTCATTATGAAAACTgtgtaaaaagaacatataTTATTCATCAACTGATACTATAGTATATGTAAAAAGAAACTATAATGTattcgaaaagaaactgtagtgtatggtaaaggaaactgatatatattcaaaataattcaATCAGACACtctaattatgaatatatgatgcatATCTAACTACTTTTGCAGAGCACTGCATTTTTGGAGTATTTGATGAAAAGAGGACATACCAGTCTAGTTGAGAGGATAACAAAACTGCCCGTGGAGCTGGTAAAAATGAATTGGAGAACAGCTGATAACAGGACTGATTGTGGATTGTATTGCATGCGCCACATGGAGACCTACATGGGCAATCCACAATGGAAATGTGGTTTTACTCCGAAAAAACCCAAATGTAAGTTTACATCAAACTTTAATCATTTATACTGCTcattcaattataaaaatttaaataacaaacaattaacACTAATGCAGGACCCATATTTGGCATCACTACGAGCATTGTACACATCAAGGATTATCATGATGCCCGTGAATGTTCACAAAGCAAATGTCATAAGGAATGCCGAAGAACACTTTATTGGAAAAAGGCTCTTACAGTGACTTTCAATTTGAATGTAAGGATAACTGCACCACCCGACAATGTTTTATTCTGTTTGATTGTGAAGCCAAGGTAGCTTTAGACTACGTTTATTATGCAGGTTTTAATCATCATAGTTTCTGCTAAAAATACTTTTATGTTTTTGACTTATCATGTTAATatataatcaatggaatattATTCCTGAAATGCTACATTTTCATTCACAAAAATACTTTAGTTTAATTTCATAAAGTGTCATATATTCTTATATGTGATTCATCAACTGAAACTATATTATATGCACTAAGAAACTGGAATGTattcgaaaagaaactgtagtgtttgataaaggaaactgatatatattcaaaacaaaaaactgtAGTATTCATGAAAAGTAACTACAGTGTCCGTGAAAGGAAAGTGTAGTGTTTACCAACGGATACTGTCAAATGTGAAAAAGAAATCACGTGTATCATTCAAAAAACTGTATACTACTTGAAATGATACTAATCTTTCAAAACGATGAAATCACATGGTTTATAAAATCGAACTAGCTGTATGAAAACACATGAATCGTNNNNNNNNNNNNNNNNNNNNNNNNNatatatattcaaaacaaaaaactgtAGTATTCATGAAAAGTAACTACAGTGTCGTGAAAGGAAAGTGTAGTGTTTACCAACGGATACTGTCAAATGAAAAAGAATCACGTGTATCATTCAAAAAACTGTATACTACTTGAAATGATACTAATCTTTCAAAACGATGAAATCACATGGTTTATAAATCGAACTAGCTGTATGAAAACACATGAATCGTAAAAAATATTCTGttgtattttcaaaatgaaactaaaggCCTGACTAAAAGAAACTAGTGGTTTGTCTAAATGAAAGTTGCAAAAAATACCTGTTCCAGTAAAATTCAAATTCAGCTTCTGTGTCACTATACTTtaacagaaaattaaataactcTATGAAACCCTTTTGCATTCTCAATCCTttgatgtgcttctttgaattctccCCAATGTGCCAAATACATAGCCTATGTTTTGAATTTGGAAATACTTGCATGATTGCAGCAGCCATGGCAGAACACTGATCAGTCATTATTGTTTGTGGCTGCCTACCATCCATTGACTGTAGAAACGTTTTGAACAGCCAAACAAAAGATTTTGTCCTCTCATTCAATAAAAAGCTACAACCAAACATCACATTCATACAATGGCGGTTCATAcctacaaatggaccacaaatcatatcataccTATTGGTACGGTATGTTGTATCATGTACCACCAAATCACCAAACAACAAATAATCCGACTTCATTTGCACATCCCTCCAAAAAAAACTACACAACCtagcatcatcatcaacttcgaAATCAAAAAAGAAACCAGACTCATTCAATTGTCTCTTCCGAAAAATCTCAATCAAAGTGTTAGAGTCAGTCCCATCTAAATGCTTCGCCGAATCTAACAACATTGTGTTATAAGCATCCCTGGCAGTAAATCCAACAAATGGTGAACCTCCAGACTGATGTTTTAAAAACCGAATACCATCAGATAATGGGACTCCACTCCTCTTCATATCTTTAAGGTATGTCAACTGATCAACAGAA
It includes:
- the LOC116033086 gene encoding protein FAR1-RELATED SEQUENCE 5-like; the encoded protein is MGEMLGRSNLIDDIDLNALIVEDYSSSTPVECNLPNGVESDSLVACNASSSCSDGDHDDIPDGCNPSAGGGGTSIDANEDDSSIPANQELVGHSVYSLEEAFDMYNDLASRMGFSVRKGKQYYFPGTRNVKSKKFHCYKAGLKAKQASANKCYTKIDTRTGCDAMCQFDLDSSGKWVVTKHVKEHNHELCPASASYMLRSHRNVSVDQLTYLKDMKRSGVPLSDGIRFLKHQSGGSPFVGFTARDAYNTMLLDSAKHLDGTDSNTLIEIFRKRQLNESGFFFDFEVDDDARLCSFFWRDVQMKSDYLLFGDLVVHDTTYRTNRYDMICGPFVGMNRHCMNVMFGCSFLLNERTKSFVWLFKTFLQSMDGRQPQTIMTDQCSAMAAAIMQVFPNSKHRLCIWHIGENSKKHIKGLRMQKGFIELFNFLLKYSDTEAEFEFYWNSIRW